Below is a window of Bremerella alba DNA.
ACGGCAAACGCGTAATGGTTTGCTCGCGAGTTCGGATTCTCGCCGTACTCTCCCCGATGCTCCGTTTCCAGGATATGAATCTGAATGCCATATCCCACCAGCCAGGCCCCAGGGAAATTGAACGGAGGGCGTTCGACTTCGCGAAAACCGAGGACATCGCGGTAGAAGCCGCAAGCTACGCGGGCGTCACGAACGGCCAAGGCCAGGTGATTCAAGCTCTTGATAGGAATCGGACGGGGCATGGATGACTTTCTACATGCAGTTAACATTCAAACTCACAAGGATGCGTACCATGCTCACGTCCGCGTGGGCATGGCTTCGTTCGTTATTGTGCGGGATTCGCATGTCCACGATGACGTGAACATGGCACCCTTTTTGGAAATTTCTAAGTAAGAGCACTCAGCATAATGTAATCCCAAAGCCCGAGGCCATGGGTACAGTCTCCACTGTCA
It encodes the following:
- a CDS encoding VOC family protein encodes the protein MPRPIPIKSLNHLALAVRDARVACGFYRDVLGFREVERPPFNFPGAWLVGYGIQIHILETEHRGEYGENPNSRANHYAFAVDDNSDLIEILNEHGIEFIQRVNAGNIHQTFFQDPDGHTIEVAVYPQDPPFVD